The nucleotide window GGGCTCGAGTAATACAAAGGCTATTTTACCTTATTTTAGAACAAGTGCAAGTTAAGCTTACAAAATTTAAATCCCGATAAAATCGGGATTTTTCTCATACTAATTCTTTCTTCATCTTGTGGTGTGGACCGACACCTTTGATTTCAAACTCATCAGAAAAGGCTCGCCACCCACGATCATAGTAAAACTTAACCGCACTGGACCTGGCATTACACCAAAAAAGTTTTACACCGGTTTTATTGGCAATAAAACTTTCTGCATGGGAAATGAGCAAAGACCCAAGTCCCCTACCTTGCCAATTTTTATCAGTCGCCATTCCACGTAACCGATAAGAATCTCTTTTGTTTAAAGTGTCCAATTTGAAACTTGCACAACAAAGAGGTTTTCCAACAATACGGCCATTTCTGGTCTTGTACACTGCAAAATGATATGTGAATAATTCATAATCACCATCAAACAAAGCAGTCTCCTTTGGTAAACCTGGTCGCAATATGTCGTGACGTAAATTAAAAATGTCTTTTAGTGATACCTGTACCACAGTAAACTTTCCGTTCATAAGAAACTTTTTTTCTTATACTAACATGCTCATGAGCATAGTCAATTTGAGTTTTATTTTTTGTCTGTCACGAGTTTTAAAACATGATCTATAAATTCTTTAAAATTTGATCCCACTGGCTCTAGTGATTTTGGTACAAGAGATTCTTTGGTAAGGCCAGGTAAGGTATTTATTTCAATAAAATAGATTCCGTTTTTTGAAACTATAAAATCACTACGTGTGTAGTGGCGCGCACCAAGAGCTTTGTGCATTGCACGTGCATAGTCTTGCAAGAGCTTCTGTTCAGTAGAGCTAAACTTACCTGGGGATATTTCAAGAGCTTGTCCATTGTATTTTGTGTCGTAATCAAATATATCTCCAGATGGTTTTCTGATTTCAATTGGCAAGAAAGAATATATATCTTCCCCGCGAAAACCTTCGAGCGTAGTTACAGTCGCCTCCTTGCCGTGAATATATTCTTCTACCAATATATCGCCTTCTGTTTCTAGCTGGCCTAGTAATGTTTCTAGTAAATCATCATAGGTCCTTGCAAGCTTGATGCCAATCGAGGAACCACCACTAACCGGCTTTATTATCCAAGGAGGTGGAAGTGTCTTGAAAATATATTTTGCAGCTTCGCTCATATAATCTTCGAAACTCAGCTCATCCTGAGAATTGAAGTTGGGTATCAAAATATCATTTGCGATATTCAGTCCTGCTTTTTCTGCAACCTCTTTTGAAAATCTTTTATGCATACCGAGCGCCCCTGCAAAAGGACCTGAACCAGTATATGGAATCCCTAACGCCTCAAGTTCCTGAGCAATCTTACCGTCCTCTCCTGCGCCACCATGGAGTGCGTTCCAAATTACATCTACATGCCTACTGAGTTTATCTTTCTCGACAGGAAGTCCACGCATGTGCCACACACCGTCTCGATCTACAAGTATATCTACCGGTTCATATCTATCGCGAGGTAAATGCGTAAGTAACATCTCGCCACTCTTGAGCGAAACTTCATATTCGTTGCTATTTCCACCTCGAAGTATTCCAACGCGAATCATGTAAACAGTATAGCGTCTTTTTGTTTAGGACTAAAGTATTTATTTTCCCAAAAATGCATTTCCTCTACGAAGCTTATGAAATGTAATCGAGAATCTGTGCGCTTCAGAGTTTGCGAGTACTATCCCCGTCTCATTGCCTTTTATATTTTCTTTTTCACCTAGTATGTCTTTCGCCTTATGTTTTTCATTTTTAACCACAGAAACAATCGGAATTTTAAACTGATACCTTTTGAGAACTTGCTTACCAACATTGAGTTGAGCTATTCCTCCATCTAATACTACAAGATCCGGAACTCCCCACTCTGTATGCCTAAACCTGCGAGAAAGCACCTCTTCAAGCGCCCCTGTATCGTTTGCGTTTGACTGAGTACGGATAATAAACTTTTTGTATTCAGATTTTATCGGCAAACCATTCTCCACCACAGTCATCACACCCACCATATTTTTCCCAGACATATGCGCAATATCATATGCCTCAATACGGAATTTGTTTATTCTACCTTCCTCTATGTTTTCGTTTTTTATAAGCGATACATCATGAATATGTTCCAATGCAAAAATAGTTTTCTTTATTTCTCCAGCTTTTTCAAATTCACGTTTCTTTGCATACGCAAGCATCTCTTTTTTTAGATTTAAAATAATTTGCGCTTTTTTACCAGAAAAGAAAAGTTCTAGATTTTTAATTGTTTTTTTATACTCCTTTGAAACTTCTTTGTTTGCCATATCAGGAGTTAAACCTAGTTGACGATAAAATTCATATTTATCTTTATGGATAGAACTATTGTCTATAAAAGGAAAAATACGGCGAACTATTTTTAGAGCCTCTTTGAGTGCACTACCATTTGTATAAGGACCATAAATAGATTTTAGCTTATTGTTTTCAGTTTTTAGATTCTTGAAATCTATATTTTTACCGCGCTCGATTATTACTTTCGGTAACTCTTCGTCGGTGATGCACACATAGTTCCAACTTTTATCATCCTTCTCTTTTGTATTGTAATATGGCTTATATTTCTTGATCAGATTTGCCTCTAGAATCAAGGCTTCTAAAACTGATTCAGTTTCCTGAAAAGTCAGTGTACGCGCTTTGAAAACCATGTCCACAATATGTGACCCACGAGTATTGATCACATCCTTGCCGAAATAGCTTCGTACACGAGAACGGAGCGAAGTAGCCTTGCCAATATACAAAATACCTTTGCTGTCACGAAAGAAATAGCAACCTGGAGTGTTTGGTATTTTTAGTTTTTTTAAGTCAGATATTTTCATGTTTGACAAGTATACCAGAAGAGTGTAGAGTGAGCAAAAATAAAAAATGGATCCAAAACACCCACTAAAGTATTTCAGGTTAAGTAACGGATATCCTGATGTACAAAAACTGGCACTCGATCTGGCAGGAACAAAAACCAGAGGTAAAATATTCAAAAAATTTAGCGTTCTCATCTATAAAATAGAAGAGAACAAGGAAGTATCAATAAAGAGAATAGAATTCCTTATTGAAGAAATGAAAAACGCTCTTACCGACACACCAAAAGAAGTGTTTGATTTATTAAAATATGAAATACTCTTTTGGAGATATTTCCCAGAAAATAGAAAGATTAATATTTCCCGGTCGGATATCTTGGGAACAATGGGGAATATTTTCAACAAAGGAGATTACGTATCTATCGCAAAAATATTCTATTTTTTGCAAAAAAGATAACAAAATAAAAGTGCAAAACGAGGGGACTGTCCCCTCGTTTTTTTTATTTGACAAGCATTATTGGTAGGTATAAAGTTAAGAAAAATGTAAAAAATATGAGTGGATTCGACACAACCTTTAAGCATTGGCTCAATGAAAAAGCTGGCTACCTTATTTACAAAGGCAAGAAGAAGAAAATCGAAAAAATTTTTTTTACTAGTTCCGCTGTGGCAAATTCAGATGAAATGAATTTCAAGCTAAAAGGCCAAATCTTAACAAAAGGAGATGGAATTGACTTCAAAGAACTTTGGAAACGATTCTATAAAGAAACTGGTGAAAAAAGACCAAAAAAACAAAAGAGGATCGGACAGAGATTTGAAATAAAAGGAAAAGTTCTTTACAAAAAAGAAGGCAAAAAAGTTGTCAGAAAATATAAGAAATCAAAATAGAAAAAAATAATCTGCAAGCGCTACTGCAAAGAAAGACACGGTAAAAAAGAGTCTCTGGAAACTTATTTACCAGTAGATAGCACAGAAAAAGACCTTGTTGAACTACAAGGTCTTTTTATTTTCTTAAAACCTTTTTTAGATATTTACCAGTATGGGATTTTGGAGTATTTGCCACCTCCTCTGGAGTGCCCTTTGCAATTATTTCTCCCCCACCGATTCCACCTTCTGGACCGATGTCTATAATATAGTCAGCAGATTTTACAATATCCAAGTTATGTTCAATCAATACTACCGAGTTCCCCTTTTGTACAAGCTGATTCAAAACTGAAAGTAGATTCGCAACATCATCATAGTGAAGCCCAACAGTTGGCTCATCGAGCAGATATATAGTCTTCTCGATATTTGTTCGGTAAAGTTCACTAGATATTTTTACGCGCTGTGCTTCCCCTCCTGAGAGTGTAGTCGCAGACTGACCGAGTGCTACATAACCTAGGCCCACATCCATAAGTGTCCGCACTCTGTCATACACAGCAGGAATATCTTCGAAAAACACAATTGCCTCCTCGACTGTCATCTGGAGTACATCATAAATATTTTTATTTTTGTATTTGACCGTGAGAGTTTCCTTGTCGAAACGTTTTCCATTACAAACATCACAAGTCACATACACTGTCGGCAAAAAGTGCATCTCAACTGCAATCTCGCCGTTCCCCTCACAAGCTTCACAGCGACCGCCTTTCACATTGAAAGAAAATCTGTTTGATTTCCATCCACGAAAACGCGCTTCATCCGTAGCGGCAAATAAGTCACGAATGTGTGTAAAGGCTCCGGT belongs to Candidatus Nomurabacteria bacterium and includes:
- a CDS encoding GNAT family N-acetyltransferase, with the translated sequence MNGKFTVVQVSLKDIFNLRHDILRPGLPKETALFDGDYELFTYHFAVYKTRNGRIVGKPLCCASFKLDTLNKRDSYRLRGMATDKNWQGRGLGSLLISHAESFIANKTGVKLFWCNARSSAVKFYYDRGWRAFSDEFEIKGVGPHHKMKKELV
- a CDS encoding GIY-YIG nuclease family protein, with the protein product MKISDLKKLKIPNTPGCYFFRDSKGILYIGKATSLRSRVRSYFGKDVINTRGSHIVDMVFKARTLTFQETESVLEALILEANLIKKYKPYYNTKEKDDKSWNYVCITDEELPKVIIERGKNIDFKNLKTENNKLKSIYGPYTNGSALKEALKIVRRIFPFIDNSSIHKDKYEFYRQLGLTPDMANKEVSKEYKKTIKNLELFFSGKKAQIILNLKKEMLAYAKKREFEKAGEIKKTIFALEHIHDVSLIKNENIEEGRINKFRIEAYDIAHMSGKNMVGVMTVVENGLPIKSEYKKFIIRTQSNANDTGALEEVLSRRFRHTEWGVPDLVVLDGGIAQLNVGKQVLKRYQFKIPIVSVVKNEKHKAKDILGEKENIKGNETGIVLANSEAHRFSITFHKLRRGNAFLGK
- a CDS encoding ATP-grasp domain-containing protein, which codes for MIRVGILRGGNSNEYEVSLKSGEMLLTHLPRDRYEPVDILVDRDGVWHMRGLPVEKDKLSRHVDVIWNALHGGAGEDGKIAQELEALGIPYTGSGPFAGALGMHKRFSKEVAEKAGLNIANDILIPNFNSQDELSFEDYMSEAAKYIFKTLPPPWIIKPVSGGSSIGIKLARTYDDLLETLLGQLETEGDILVEEYIHGKEATVTTLEGFRGEDIYSFLPIEIRKPSGDIFDYDTKYNGQALEISPGKFSSTEQKLLQDYARAMHKALGARHYTRSDFIVSKNGIYFIEINTLPGLTKESLVPKSLEPVGSNFKEFIDHVLKLVTDKK